A genome region from Hippopotamus amphibius kiboko isolate mHipAmp2 chromosome 1, mHipAmp2.hap2, whole genome shotgun sequence includes the following:
- the GSTM3 gene encoding glutathione S-transferase Mu 3, producing the protein MSSRSAMVLGYWDIRGLAHAIRMLLEFTDTAYEEKRYTCGGAPDYDKSQWLDVKFKLDLDFPNLPYLMDGKNRITQSNAILRYIARKHNMCGETEEEKIRVDIMENQIMDFRMQLVQLCYNPDHEKLKPQYLEQLPGQLKQFSLFLGKYSWFAGDKVTFVDFLTYDVLDQNRIFEPRCLDEFPNLKAFMCRFEALEKIAAYMQSDRFIKMPINNKMAQWGNKRLC; encoded by the exons ATGTCGTCTAGATCGGCTATGGTTTTGGGTTACTGGGACATCCGCGGG CTGGCGCATGCCATCCGCATGCTCCTGGAGTTCACGGATACCGCCTATGAAGAGAAACGGTACACCTGCGGAGGAG CTCCCGACTATGATAAAAGCCAGTGGCTGGATGTGAAATTCAAACTAGACCTGGACTTTCCTAAC CTGCCCTATCTCATGGACGGTAAGAACAGGATCACCCAGAGCAATGCCATCTTGCGCTACATCGCCCGCAAGCACAATATGT GTGGTGAGACTGAAGAAGAAAAGATCCGCGTGGACATCATGGAGAACCAAATAATGGATTTTCGCATGCAGTTGGTACAACTCTGCTACAACCCTGACCAC GAAAAACTGAAGCCTCAGTACTTGGAACAGCTACCTGGACAACTGAAACAGTTCTCCTTGTTCCTGGGGAAATACTCATGGTTTGCAGGGGACAag GTCACCTTTGTGGATTTCCTCACCTATGATGTCTTAGATCAAAACCGTATCTTTGAGCCCAGGTGCCTGGATGAATTTCCAAATCTGAAGGCTTTCATGTGCCGTTTTGAG GCTTTGGAGAAAATAGCTGCCTACATGCAGTCTGACCGCTTCATTAAGATGCCTATCAACAACAAGATGGCCCAGTGGGGCAACAAGAGACTGTGCTGA